A section of the Spirosoma pollinicola genome encodes:
- a CDS encoding BLUF domain-containing protein: MDYCVVYVSTSIELLLEIELATLLLQSRRDDACFGIIPATLLCLSGRIIQILDEEKEAINALFNRIKKERRHTNMNTFFHGPTDSNSLAHFNRQFIPRLPRPT; the protein is encoded by the coding sequence CTGGATTATTGTGTTGTTTACGTAAGTACCTCAATCGAGTTGCTCCTGGAGATCGAACTGGCTACTCTTCTTCTGCAAAGTCGCCGGGACGATGCCTGTTTTGGCATTATTCCGGCAACTTTGCTTTGCCTTAGCGGGCGTATTATTCAGATACTGGACGAAGAAAAGGAAGCAATTAATGCCTTGTTCAATCGGATCAAAAAGGAGCGCAGACACACCAACATGAACACATTTTTTCATGGCCCAACCGATTCGAATTCACTAGCTCACTTCAATCGTCAATTCATCCCGCGGTTGCCTCGCCCAACCTGA